One Novipirellula galeiformis DNA segment encodes these proteins:
- a CDS encoding glycosyltransferase family 4 protein — protein MQNTEPERRIACVGTFPPRQCGIATFTQDLCRAIESRNDSGRHCHVLAINDRAERYDYPASVRFEIRQQQPSDYRLAADFVNIRNCEVLLLQHEYGIFGGDCGEHLLGFLRNVRMPVVTTLHTVLPDPSPQMRRVTEAIIEHSDRLVMMSEHSAALLRDVYKLSNDKVRMIPHGIPDLPFVDSSFYKDHFGVEGRTVMLTFGLLSPGKGIEYAIGALPKLIPQHPELIYVILGATHPHVLQDRGEEYRHQLQHMAEDLGVLDHVMFINRYVDLAELCEFLMAADIYVTPSLAEQQIASGTLAYALGAGKAVVATPYVYAKELLAEERGRLVPFRNADAIAREVGWLLSNEQEQQAIRKRAYLYSRQAVWSEVAQRYLEVFDEVIHQPSVATRRYHAYRADATSPLHAVPEVNVAALHSMTDDVGMLQHARFTIPDRNHGYCTDDNARALVVALQSYELTQDDAMLKLARTYLSFVHHAFNPNAARFRNFMSYDRSWKEEIGSEDSHARALWGLGSAVSLARHDGFRALALDLFDRAVHVTADFTSPRAWAFTLVGLHAYLRRYGGDSDVKRIRESLGNRLYDQFLANAQDDWPWPEDTLTYSCGKIPHALLLAGQWMQHGGMIDIGLRSLDWLLKIQTSEGGHLSLIGNQGWFPRGGAKAPFDQQPIEAHALLEACLEAHSVTQDDRWFVEARRCFDWYLGRNDLGIPIYNYETGGCRDGLHEEGVNENEGAESTLAWLLSVRAIRAAKLVEQIGQSETSAEFATDQG, from the coding sequence ATGCAGAACACGGAACCGGAACGACGGATTGCCTGCGTGGGGACCTTCCCGCCTCGTCAATGTGGGATTGCGACCTTTACTCAAGACCTTTGTCGGGCGATTGAAAGTCGAAACGATTCGGGACGGCATTGTCATGTGCTCGCGATCAATGACCGCGCCGAGCGATATGATTATCCCGCGAGCGTGCGGTTCGAAATCCGCCAACAACAGCCATCCGATTACCGTTTGGCGGCGGATTTTGTCAATATTCGCAACTGCGAAGTCTTGCTGCTGCAGCATGAGTATGGAATCTTTGGCGGAGATTGTGGCGAGCATTTGTTGGGCTTCCTGCGGAATGTGCGGATGCCGGTGGTGACAACCTTGCACACGGTGCTACCGGACCCATCGCCACAAATGCGAAGAGTGACGGAAGCGATCATCGAACATTCTGACCGCCTCGTCATGATGAGCGAACATTCCGCGGCTTTGCTGCGTGATGTTTACAAGCTTTCCAACGACAAAGTCCGGATGATTCCGCATGGCATTCCGGATTTGCCATTCGTCGATTCGAGTTTCTACAAGGATCATTTTGGCGTCGAAGGGCGAACGGTGATGTTGACGTTCGGTTTGCTTTCGCCAGGAAAAGGAATCGAGTATGCCATTGGGGCGCTACCCAAATTGATCCCCCAGCATCCTGAACTCATTTACGTCATTCTGGGTGCGACCCATCCTCATGTTTTGCAAGATCGTGGAGAAGAGTATCGCCATCAACTGCAACATATGGCCGAAGATCTAGGCGTGTTGGATCACGTGATGTTCATCAACCGCTACGTTGATTTGGCGGAACTGTGCGAGTTCTTGATGGCCGCGGATATTTATGTCACGCCTTCGCTTGCAGAGCAACAGATCGCCTCAGGCACTTTGGCCTATGCGCTCGGCGCCGGCAAAGCGGTGGTCGCGACACCTTATGTTTATGCCAAGGAATTATTAGCCGAGGAACGTGGTCGCTTGGTGCCATTTCGTAATGCGGACGCGATCGCTCGCGAAGTCGGTTGGTTGCTCAGCAACGAACAAGAACAACAAGCGATTCGCAAACGAGCCTACCTGTATAGCCGCCAAGCGGTCTGGTCCGAGGTAGCGCAGCGCTACTTGGAGGTATTCGACGAGGTGATTCATCAACCGTCGGTCGCCACTCGGCGATACCATGCGTATCGCGCGGATGCCACGTCACCACTGCACGCGGTTCCCGAAGTGAATGTTGCGGCGCTGCACTCGATGACTGATGATGTGGGGATGTTACAACATGCGAGGTTCACCATTCCCGATCGCAACCACGGATATTGCACCGACGACAATGCGCGGGCGCTGGTCGTCGCGCTGCAATCGTATGAATTGACCCAAGACGACGCGATGCTGAAATTAGCGCGGACGTACCTGAGTTTCGTGCATCATGCGTTCAATCCAAATGCCGCTCGGTTTCGCAACTTCATGAGCTACGATCGCAGCTGGAAAGAGGAGATCGGTTCGGAAGATTCACACGCGCGAGCGTTATGGGGACTCGGGTCGGCCGTCTCGTTGGCGCGACACGACGGGTTCCGGGCGCTCGCGCTCGATTTGTTTGACCGAGCGGTCCATGTGACCGCCGATTTCACCTCGCCGCGAGCTTGGGCGTTCACGTTGGTCGGTCTGCATGCGTACCTCCGCCGCTATGGCGGCGATAGTGACGTCAAGCGGATTCGCGAGAGTCTGGGCAACCGCTTGTACGACCAATTCCTGGCCAATGCTCAAGACGATTGGCCGTGGCCCGAAGACACTTTGACCTATTCGTGTGGCAAAATTCCGCATGCGCTGCTGTTGGCCGGCCAATGGATGCAACATGGCGGAATGATCGACATCGGACTTCGTTCACTCGATTGGTTACTGAAAATTCAGACCAGCGAGGGCGGGCACCTTTCATTGATCGGTAACCAAGGCTGGTTTCCACGCGGCGGTGCGAAGGCACCGTTTGACCAGCAACCGATCGAAGCCCATGCACTGTTGGAAGCGTGCTTGGAAGCTCACTCGGTGACCCAGGATGACCGATGGTTTGTCGAGGCTCGACGTTGTTTTGATTGGTATCTCGGACGCAACGATTTAGGGATTCCCATCTACAACTACGAGACCGGTGGCTGCCGTGATGGTCTGCACGAAGAAGGTGTCAATGAAAATGAAGGTGCCGAATCGACGCTGGCTTGGTTGTTGTCGGTGCGGGCGATCCGAGCGGCAAAGTTAGTTGAGCAGATCGGGCAGAGCGAAACTTCAGCGGAGTTCGCAACCGATCAAGGATAG
- a CDS encoding CBS domain-containing protein: MNIEPAPNAAEIMTSHIQTIGPAMKLDEIVTFLLKHQLSSVPVVDSQGEHQRLLGFLSESDCLEFMSNELFYGSPSPPQRAETIMKKHPVCVGSETDLFALTSIFTSHHYRHLPVVQDQNLLGIVSRRDILQSLDRYYRDWIRRKDVERFPVDVHQIINHRFIMG; the protein is encoded by the coding sequence ATGAATATCGAACCCGCTCCCAACGCCGCGGAAATCATGACTTCGCATATCCAGACGATTGGTCCGGCGATGAAGTTAGACGAGATTGTTACCTTTCTACTCAAACATCAATTGTCGAGCGTTCCAGTCGTGGATTCGCAAGGCGAGCATCAACGGTTGTTGGGCTTTCTTTCCGAAAGTGATTGTCTGGAATTCATGAGCAACGAGTTGTTCTACGGCAGCCCAAGTCCGCCGCAGCGAGCCGAGACGATCATGAAGAAGCATCCGGTCTGTGTCGGCTCCGAAACCGACCTCTTTGCACTCACCTCGATCTTCACGAGCCATCACTATCGGCATCTTCCGGTAGTTCAGGATCAAAACCTGCTTGGCATCGTCAGTCGACGCGACATTTTGCAATCGCTCGATCGATACTATCGCGATTGGATCCGCAGAAAAGATGTGGAGCGGTTTCCCGTCGATGTCCACCAAATCATCAACCACCGCTTCATCATGGGATGA
- a CDS encoding DUF1559 domain-containing protein yields the protein MNNHKRLGFTLVELLVVIAIIGVLVGLLLPAVQSAREAARRMQCSNNLKQIGLALHNYHDTFGTLPLGAHWKTEPSGSAADTPAPESARDAGWGATWLVMILPFMEQQNLADQYDSRLPARHPDNFDVVAAEMGIYRCPSHPIPSNRLTQDYDGFSKANYAGNSGAGRLLRRADATNSALAGIFHVLDRRAAGFRDVLDGTSNVAMTSEVMASNSTGDDRGAWAWATGPLYSGGTGSNCSGTGFHTPNSKTRLDCSHYSSNDQTNVNFGWRSNADSLDAGVAARSFHPGGVLMGLVDGSVRFMTESVDSTTYMNLLARSDGNPIQLD from the coding sequence GTGAATAACCACAAAAGGCTTGGGTTCACGCTCGTCGAATTACTGGTCGTGATCGCGATCATCGGCGTTTTGGTAGGCTTGCTATTGCCTGCCGTACAATCTGCCCGTGAAGCAGCTCGGCGGATGCAGTGTTCCAATAACCTCAAGCAGATTGGGCTTGCGCTGCACAATTACCATGACACCTTTGGCACCCTGCCTTTAGGGGCGCATTGGAAGACCGAGCCGAGTGGTTCTGCCGCCGATACTCCGGCACCTGAGAGTGCACGTGACGCAGGTTGGGGGGCAACTTGGTTAGTGATGATTTTGCCGTTCATGGAACAGCAAAACCTTGCCGACCAATATGACTCGCGGTTGCCCGCTCGACACCCCGATAATTTCGACGTCGTCGCGGCCGAGATGGGCATCTATCGCTGCCCATCGCACCCGATACCCTCGAACCGTCTAACACAGGACTACGACGGATTTTCAAAGGCAAACTATGCCGGTAACAGCGGTGCCGGCCGTTTGCTTCGTCGTGCGGATGCTACCAACAGCGCCCTGGCGGGAATCTTTCATGTGCTTGATCGACGCGCCGCAGGTTTTCGCGACGTGCTCGATGGGACTTCCAATGTGGCGATGACCAGCGAAGTCATGGCGTCGAACAGCACCGGCGACGATCGCGGTGCCTGGGCTTGGGCAACCGGGCCACTGTATTCGGGCGGAACGGGAAGCAACTGTAGCGGAACGGGGTTCCACACCCCTAATTCCAAAACCCGTCTGGATTGCAGTCATTACTCGTCGAACGACCAAACCAATGTCAACTTCGGATGGCGTAGCAATGCAGATTCACTCGACGCCGGAGTTGCGGCTCGAAGCTTTCATCCAGGCGGTGTGTTGATGGGATTGGTAGACGGAAGTGTCCGTTTCATGACGGAATCCGTCGATTCAACCACCTACATGAACCTGCTCGCCCGAAGCGATGGTAACCCGATCCAATTGGACTGA
- a CDS encoding c-type cytochrome has protein sequence MRTSLLGMVLLVLFSVGCRPDSKSGKGFTLPTGDIERGKQAFTQLQCHACHTVSDVTLEPIETDPNQTMVSLGGAKTRVQTYGDLVTSIINPSHRFAQGYPSEDVAIDGTSKMRSYNDEMTVQQLIDLVAFLESHYSVIQYDPTPYAPYYHL, from the coding sequence ATGAGAACGTCATTGCTAGGCATGGTTTTACTCGTTTTGTTTTCGGTTGGATGCCGACCCGATTCAAAATCGGGAAAGGGATTCACGTTACCCACCGGCGATATTGAACGCGGTAAACAAGCCTTCACTCAACTGCAGTGTCATGCGTGTCATACCGTTTCGGACGTGACGTTGGAGCCGATTGAAACGGACCCGAACCAAACCATGGTTTCGCTCGGGGGCGCTAAGACGCGAGTGCAAACCTATGGAGATCTCGTCACGTCGATCATCAATCCATCGCATCGCTTCGCTCAGGGGTATCCAAGTGAAGACGTGGCCATCGATGGCACCTCCAAAATGCGCAGCTACAACGATGAGATGACAGTCCAGCAACTCATCGATCTTGTCGCCTTTTTGGAATCGCACTATTCAGTAATCCAATACGATCCGACCCCCTACGCCCCCTATTACCACTTGTAG
- a CDS encoding Gfo/Idh/MocA family protein has translation MGELGIGVIGCGGFGFYAMQQYAKIPNVNLIAVSDPNRAAAERAAKHFGLIDAPSVDSLCQRPDVDLVYIASPPFLHHRHAIAALTADKHVVCEKPLALSLAQADEMIAFAKASDRIVVANLIQRYNPLADRVGKLIANQILGKPLHGYFENYASDEQLATDHWFWDPEKSGGIFVEHGVHFFDLFASWLGNGEVVAAQRCLRQPRAQEDQVQCCVRYRDEILVNFYHGFHQTARMDRQEIRIVFERGDVTLHGWIPTRLSLDAIVSDADEAQLVALFPDATLDLLESYFGEQRVCHGRHEAFPVDRRIRISTGQDSDKMNRYGELVRALMEDQLKRISEPSHQRRLTELHSREALRMAVQANRLASQSSAPNCSPLGEVIIHDS, from the coding sequence ATGGGCGAGTTAGGAATCGGTGTGATCGGATGTGGTGGATTCGGATTCTACGCCATGCAGCAATATGCGAAGATACCGAATGTGAACTTAATCGCGGTCTCCGATCCGAATCGAGCAGCCGCCGAGCGAGCCGCTAAACACTTTGGTTTGATTGACGCTCCCAGCGTCGATTCGCTTTGTCAGCGGCCCGACGTTGACTTGGTCTACATCGCCTCGCCCCCATTCTTGCATCATCGCCATGCGATCGCAGCGCTAACGGCCGACAAGCATGTCGTTTGCGAAAAACCCCTCGCGCTTTCCTTGGCTCAAGCCGATGAAATGATCGCGTTTGCTAAGGCGAGCGACCGGATTGTGGTGGCGAATCTGATCCAGCGTTACAATCCGCTGGCCGACCGCGTCGGCAAACTGATCGCCAACCAAATCCTCGGCAAACCGCTACATGGCTACTTCGAGAACTACGCCTCCGACGAACAACTCGCGACGGACCATTGGTTTTGGGATCCCGAGAAAAGCGGCGGCATTTTTGTCGAACATGGAGTGCACTTCTTTGATCTGTTCGCGAGCTGGCTCGGCAACGGCGAAGTTGTAGCGGCCCAACGATGCCTGCGGCAACCGCGAGCGCAGGAAGATCAAGTCCAGTGCTGTGTCCGTTATCGCGATGAGATCCTGGTTAATTTTTATCACGGCTTTCATCAAACCGCCCGCATGGATCGACAAGAGATTCGGATTGTCTTTGAACGCGGCGACGTCACGCTGCATGGCTGGATTCCAACGCGGTTGAGTCTCGATGCAATCGTCAGCGATGCGGACGAAGCACAACTTGTCGCGTTGTTCCCCGACGCGACGCTCGACCTCCTTGAATCATACTTTGGCGAACAACGCGTCTGTCACGGGCGACATGAAGCATTCCCCGTCGATCGCCGTATTCGTATCTCGACGGGCCAGGACAGCGACAAAATGAACCGCTACGGCGAGTTGGTGCGAGCGTTGATGGAAGATCAACTCAAACGTATCAGCGAGCCATCTCACCAACGCCGCCTCACCGAGCTCCATAGCCGCGAAGCCTTGCGTATGGCGGTGCAGGCGAACCGATTGGCGAGCCAATCCTCTGCACCCAACTGCTCTCCCCTCGGCGAAGTCATCATCCATGATTCCTGA
- a CDS encoding glycoside hydrolase family 130 protein, giving the protein MIPETVSDTCDSPLVQRLSVKFTADDRWVVTRPFFPGGEARVRSVCHRVSELSDEGVQVILRQVQAEFAARHKDMLSEWTDHFRQALQLVPELAQFTPSRQRLIGAYFTMEYAFASAALFNPSIVLHPDQSGVDEESLRFIMSLRATGEGHVSSIVFRTGTIGPRHHIQFDPPAAHQHRMRLSPDRRYEKALFRRKLCEVVVDESVMDLVMNRLPDSFTMVELEHAIEHIHAEYPDLYLLGETADNMTWLARENYQLSLDEDADISELVVFPQSDNDRMGIEDLRLVRFIDDDHSVRYFGTYSAYNGTHVLPQLMETCDFHHLKIHTLNGPVVQNKGMALFPRRVNGHYCMSSRIDGENLFLMFSNNIQFWETAEMLRAPRQPWEFMQIGNCGSPIETSEGWLLLTHGVGPMRKYCIGAMLLDRDDPLRVIGSLQEPLIAPNEQEREGYVPNVVYTCGALAHHHCLFIPYAMSDSVTGVAVVSLEKLLNELHP; this is encoded by the coding sequence ATGATTCCTGAAACTGTTTCTGATACATGCGACAGTCCGTTGGTACAACGGTTGTCGGTCAAGTTCACCGCCGATGATCGCTGGGTCGTGACGCGGCCATTCTTTCCCGGTGGGGAAGCCCGTGTGCGGAGCGTTTGCCATCGGGTTAGCGAGCTTTCCGATGAGGGCGTACAAGTGATCCTCCGCCAAGTACAAGCCGAATTTGCTGCGCGGCACAAAGACATGCTTTCCGAATGGACCGATCACTTTCGCCAAGCGCTTCAACTCGTCCCCGAACTCGCGCAGTTCACACCATCGCGACAACGGTTGATCGGCGCCTATTTCACGATGGAGTACGCCTTTGCATCGGCAGCTCTATTCAATCCTTCGATCGTTTTGCATCCCGACCAATCCGGCGTCGACGAAGAATCGTTACGATTCATTATGAGTTTGCGCGCGACCGGAGAAGGGCATGTGTCATCGATCGTGTTTCGAACGGGCACGATCGGTCCCCGCCATCACATTCAATTCGATCCGCCCGCGGCCCATCAACATCGGATGCGATTATCACCCGATCGTCGATACGAGAAAGCGTTGTTTCGCCGCAAGTTGTGCGAAGTGGTCGTAGATGAATCGGTAATGGATTTAGTCATGAATCGATTGCCCGATTCATTTACGATGGTCGAACTTGAGCACGCCATCGAACATATCCACGCCGAATATCCCGACCTGTATTTACTCGGCGAAACGGCCGACAATATGACCTGGCTGGCACGCGAAAACTATCAACTTAGCCTCGATGAAGATGCGGATATTTCCGAGCTGGTTGTCTTTCCCCAGAGCGACAACGACCGCATGGGCATCGAAGATTTGCGGTTGGTACGGTTCATCGACGACGACCACAGTGTGCGGTATTTCGGAACCTACTCGGCCTACAACGGCACTCACGTCTTACCCCAATTGATGGAGACTTGCGACTTTCACCATTTGAAAATTCATACCCTCAACGGCCCTGTCGTCCAGAACAAAGGGATGGCATTATTTCCACGGCGAGTCAATGGACACTATTGCATGAGTTCACGAATCGACGGCGAGAATCTGTTCCTGATGTTTTCCAACAATATTCAGTTCTGGGAAACGGCCGAGATGCTACGGGCCCCCCGACAACCTTGGGAGTTTATGCAAATCGGAAACTGTGGATCACCGATCGAAACCAGTGAAGGTTGGTTATTGTTAACCCATGGCGTCGGTCCGATGCGAAAGTATTGCATTGGGGCGATGTTGTTGGACCGCGATGATCCGTTGCGTGTGATCGGCTCCTTGCAGGAACCGCTGATTGCACCAAACGAACAAGAACGCGAAGGCTATGTGCCCAATGTCGTCTATACCTGTGGCGCGCTCGCCCACCATCATTGTTTGTTCATCCCCTACGCCATGTCCGACTCGGTGACCGGTGTCGCCGTGGTGTCGTTGGAAAAACTACTAAACGAACTGCATCCATAA
- a CDS encoding PAC2 family protein has product MTDSNELEHPWLVAVWPGMGHVALSAGYYLMSKLGMNQFAELSSAGLFDIDVAIVRDGLVQKPNRPQSRLFAWKAPPGQRDVIVFIGEAQPPLGKYAFCERLLDLARELRVERVFTFAAMATEMHLGDDARVFVAATGQPLLDELANTNVHRLGEGHVGGLNGVLLAAAIEKGIPGICLLGEMPHVFSQMLYPKASLAVLRVFVELAGIELDFAELAKHAEATEHRLGQLIAEVQRRLEAVEDEDTGEGDKTGGEPWQSEPTESGISPEDERHLETMFDAAKQDRSRAFELKSELDRLGVFEDYEDRFLDLFKKEDPGA; this is encoded by the coding sequence ATGACTGACTCAAATGAGCTCGAACATCCCTGGCTTGTCGCTGTCTGGCCTGGCATGGGACACGTTGCCCTGAGCGCGGGGTACTACTTGATGTCGAAACTGGGGATGAATCAATTCGCCGAGCTTTCCTCGGCAGGTTTGTTCGATATCGATGTGGCGATCGTGCGAGACGGGTTGGTCCAGAAGCCGAATCGGCCGCAGAGCCGTTTGTTCGCTTGGAAGGCGCCGCCGGGCCAACGAGACGTGATTGTCTTTATCGGTGAAGCGCAGCCGCCGTTGGGCAAGTATGCATTTTGTGAACGTCTGCTCGACCTTGCTCGCGAGTTGCGTGTCGAGCGAGTTTTCACGTTTGCAGCGATGGCGACCGAGATGCATCTTGGCGATGACGCGCGAGTCTTTGTGGCGGCGACGGGACAACCGCTGCTCGATGAACTCGCCAACACGAACGTTCATCGGCTGGGCGAAGGGCATGTCGGAGGGCTCAACGGCGTGTTGCTTGCTGCGGCGATTGAGAAAGGAATACCGGGGATTTGCTTGCTCGGCGAAATGCCTCACGTGTTTTCACAAATGTTGTATCCCAAAGCTTCCTTGGCGGTGTTGCGCGTCTTTGTCGAGTTGGCAGGGATTGAATTGGATTTTGCCGAACTCGCCAAACACGCCGAAGCGACGGAGCACCGTTTGGGACAATTGATTGCCGAGGTGCAGCGGCGACTTGAGGCGGTCGAGGACGAAGATACGGGCGAAGGAGATAAAACCGGCGGCGAGCCGTGGCAGTCCGAACCGACCGAATCGGGGATTTCTCCGGAGGATGAACGACATCTCGAAACGATGTTCGATGCTGCCAAGCAAGATCGCTCCCGAGCGTTTGAGTTGAAAAGCGAACTCGATCGACTCGGCGTGTTTGAAGACTATGAGGATCGCTTTCTCGATTTGTTCAAAAAGGAGGATCCCGGAGCGTAG
- a CDS encoding baeRF7 domain-containing protein: MAFKRFTRDDLDRLIASVGGPHLSLYLPPPPSINAADQDRIRIGNVARSAQESLAKHWMSEADAAGFLGPLRKLANTPALATPRTHGIAVFLQGDSLETFRVESAVKEHWTIARAFQVRSLLPSLGQLEAYNVLTLSQKRVALFAGTVDVLERRSVPGLEESFEQLQDSLTAEPQLQAHSAASSMRGKQGGKQGAVFHGQGGLPDSEKKDFENYLKRVDDVVCGYLRQSPATPLILAGVDSVTATFRSVCRYDSLLADSLSGNVDHLSADQLRMRVADIVTEENGRQREQDASRIREHDVPTATESERILIAAFEGRIDTLFIDRDASLHGMFMVDRGILKEVHHAPTGDPADESHDLIELAAVQTLKTGGTVHAVPTDAMPVATTMAAALRF; this comes from the coding sequence ATGGCGTTCAAACGATTCACTCGTGACGACTTGGACCGCTTGATCGCCAGCGTGGGCGGTCCACATCTGAGTTTGTACCTGCCCCCGCCTCCCTCGATTAACGCCGCAGACCAAGATCGAATTCGAATCGGTAATGTGGCGCGAAGTGCCCAAGAATCGCTGGCAAAGCATTGGATGTCCGAAGCAGACGCCGCCGGCTTTCTGGGGCCGCTACGCAAGTTGGCCAACACGCCGGCGCTTGCGACTCCCCGCACCCACGGGATTGCGGTCTTTCTGCAGGGTGATTCACTCGAGACGTTTCGTGTTGAAAGTGCGGTTAAAGAACATTGGACCATCGCACGTGCGTTTCAGGTTCGCTCCTTGCTACCAAGTCTGGGACAGCTCGAGGCCTATAATGTGCTCACGTTGAGCCAAAAACGAGTCGCTTTGTTCGCGGGCACGGTTGACGTGTTGGAGCGGAGGAGCGTTCCCGGGTTGGAGGAGAGTTTCGAGCAGTTGCAGGACTCATTGACCGCCGAGCCACAGCTCCAAGCCCATTCGGCCGCTAGTAGCATGCGGGGTAAACAGGGCGGCAAACAGGGCGCGGTCTTTCATGGGCAAGGCGGGCTGCCGGACTCGGAAAAGAAGGACTTTGAAAACTATTTAAAACGGGTCGATGATGTCGTCTGCGGCTACTTGCGGCAATCTCCTGCTACGCCGCTGATTCTAGCGGGAGTGGATTCGGTGACAGCAACGTTTCGCTCGGTTTGCCGGTACGATTCGCTGCTCGCCGATTCGCTCTCGGGTAACGTCGATCATCTCTCGGCCGATCAACTTCGGATGCGAGTGGCCGATATTGTCACGGAGGAAAACGGACGCCAGCGCGAGCAAGATGCCTCACGAATTCGCGAACATGACGTGCCCACCGCGACCGAGTCTGAACGCATTTTGATCGCGGCATTCGAAGGCCGTATCGACACGTTGTTCATCGACCGAGACGCATCGCTTCACGGGATGTTTATGGTCGATCGCGGTATCTTGAAGGAGGTGCATCACGCACCGACAGGTGACCCCGCCGACGAGAGTCATGATTTGATCGAGCTGGCTGCCGTGCAAACCCTCAAAACCGGCGGCACGGTCCATGCGGTGCCAACCGACGCGATGCCGGTCGCGACCACCATGGCCGCGGCCCTGCGGTTTTGA